The following proteins are encoded in a genomic region of Pelodictyon phaeoclathratiforme BU-1:
- a CDS encoding Rpn family recombination-promoting nuclease/putative transposase, whose product MCKINPRVDFAFKKLFGSEENKDLLISLINAIVSEEDQVVEIELKNPYNLADYRAGKISILDIKAKAENGRWFNVEMQISEDYNFDKRAIFYWAKLVTEQLSEGMMYKELKKTISINILDYNFVPDTTDVHSCYKIINTATGKDDRLHDVFELHYIELKKFNKLHHEISSTLDRWTTFLTTAHQLDREHTPKELAVDKNIVKAIAAIDRMFNEEERQVYEVRKQSLVDAESKIASALEKGMEKGMEKASKAIALNLLGKGIAIATIAEATGLSVSEITSLSQHTSGEQ is encoded by the coding sequence ATGTGCAAAATAAATCCTCGCGTCGATTTCGCCTTTAAAAAGCTTTTTGGCAGTGAAGAGAACAAAGATCTGCTCATCTCCCTCATTAACGCCATCGTCTCCGAAGAGGATCAGGTGGTGGAGATTGAGCTGAAAAACCCGTACAATCTGGCGGATTACCGTGCAGGAAAAATCTCTATTCTCGACATCAAGGCTAAAGCTGAAAATGGCCGCTGGTTCAACGTTGAGATGCAGATAAGTGAAGACTACAACTTCGACAAACGGGCTATTTTCTACTGGGCCAAGCTGGTCACCGAACAGCTCAGCGAAGGGATGATGTACAAAGAGCTGAAGAAAACTATCAGTATCAACATTCTCGACTATAACTTTGTTCCTGATACAACGGATGTTCACAGTTGCTACAAAATCATCAATACCGCCACAGGAAAGGATGACCGGCTGCACGACGTTTTTGAACTGCACTACATTGAGCTGAAAAAGTTCAATAAACTGCACCATGAAATTAGCAGTACACTTGATCGCTGGACGACCTTTTTAACGACAGCGCATCAGCTTGACCGGGAGCATACACCCAAAGAGCTTGCCGTCGACAAAAATATTGTGAAAGCCATTGCGGCCATAGATCGCATGTTTAATGAAGAGGAACGTCAGGTTTATGAGGTGCGCAAGCAATCATTGGTGGACGCAGAAAGCAAAATTGCATCGGCACTGGAAAAGGGCATGGAAAAGGGCATGGAAAAAGCATCGAAAGCCATTGCACTCAACTTGTTGGGCAAAGGCATTGCTATTGCCACCATTGCCGAGGCCACAGGGTTGAGTGTGTCGGAAATCACCTCTTTATCGCAGCATACGAGTGGCGAACAATAA
- a CDS encoding SUMF1/EgtB/PvdO family nonheme iron enzyme, which produces MTVDEIFRLLDNPATIGEALIEAAKLPFRGEYKILFQQKRQKYIAGLSDYERPIWVGEMKNLLSLCESLFDGDPREVKRASTSDGVYRSWEFKNDIFISYAQEDRQRVEPIVQELEKLGWCIFWDRNLRAGHNWPIEISRALDESRCVLVFWSFASVDLNKHHWVREEAETGRKRGVLVPLCIDDVEPPLGFRTIQAETLVNWKQNTSHPKFLQLIEAIASQVPLPGDLQRRESAVRSPVPPPIQPKVFSDFVLIRGGIFPMGSPTGEVDRFDDETQHQVKVSDFYLCRYTVTVAGFREFIEASRYRTDAEKGDGSYVWNGNEWNKMAGINWRYGISGSERNDAEENHPVLHVSWNDAVAYCKWLSATTGEAFRLPTEAEWECACRAGTTTPFNTGENLSTGQANYDGNYPYKSNQKGVYRDNTVAVDSFSSNAWGLYNMHGNVLEWCGDWYGDKYYEECKTKGTVENPSGPATGSCRVLRGGRWVSYARYCRSAFRSLGPPDYRSYFVGFRLVFVP; this is translated from the coding sequence ATGACTGTGGATGAAATTTTCAGGTTGCTCGATAATCCGGCAACGATTGGCGAAGCCTTGATTGAAGCGGCGAAGTTGCCATTCAGGGGCGAGTACAAGATTTTGTTTCAGCAAAAAAGGCAAAAATACATTGCAGGATTGAGCGATTATGAAAGGCCAATCTGGGTTGGTGAAATGAAAAATTTGCTGTCGTTGTGTGAAAGTTTATTTGATGGTGACCCCCGTGAGGTTAAGAGAGCCAGCACGTCTGACGGAGTGTATAGAAGCTGGGAGTTCAAGAACGATATTTTTATCAGCTATGCCCAGGAAGATCGGCAACGGGTTGAGCCGATTGTGCAAGAGCTTGAAAAACTTGGATGGTGTATCTTCTGGGACAGAAATCTTCGAGCTGGTCACAATTGGCCCATTGAAATCTCCAGAGCCCTTGATGAGTCGCGTTGTGTGCTTGTCTTCTGGTCTTTTGCTTCAGTAGATTTGAATAAACATCATTGGGTTAGGGAGGAGGCCGAGACGGGAAGAAAGAGGGGGGTTCTTGTTCCCCTCTGCATTGATGATGTGGAACCGCCACTTGGATTTCGGACAATTCAGGCTGAAACACTTGTTAACTGGAAACAGAACACTTCACATCCCAAGTTCCTGCAACTTATTGAAGCAATTGCATCCCAAGTTCCTTTGCCTGGAGATTTGCAGCGGAGAGAGAGTGCCGTGCGATCACCAGTTCCACCACCCATCCAGCCGAAGGTGTTTTCGGACTTTGTGCTTATCCGTGGCGGTATTTTTCCTATGGGAAGTCCGACAGGTGAAGTTGACAGATTTGATGACGAGACCCAGCATCAGGTGAAGGTTAGTGACTTTTATCTGTGTCGTTATACGGTGACGGTTGCCGGGTTTCGGGAATTTATCGAAGCGTCACGGTATCGCACTGATGCTGAAAAAGGAGATGGTAGCTATGTTTGGAATGGCAATGAGTGGAACAAGATGGCTGGCATTAACTGGCGTTATGGCATCTCGGGCAGTGAGCGGAATGATGCAGAAGAGAACCATCCAGTATTACATGTGAGCTGGAATGATGCGGTTGCCTATTGCAAATGGCTGTCGGCAACAACAGGAGAGGCTTTTCGTTTGCCGACGGAAGCCGAATGGGAGTGCGCCTGTCGGGCAGGAACCACAACGCCTTTCAATACGGGAGAGAATCTGTCGACCGGACAGGCGAACTATGACGGCAACTATCCATATAAGAGTAATCAGAAAGGAGTGTATCGGGATAATACGGTTGCAGTTGACAGTTTTTCCTCTAATGCGTGGGGTTTGTACAACATGCACGGCAATGTCTTGGAGTGGTGCGGAGACTGGTACGGAGATAAATATTACGAAGAGTGCAAGACGAAAGGTACGGTTGAAAATCCTTCAGGGCCAGCAACTGGTTCGTGCCGGGTCCTGCGTGGTGGCCGCTGGGTCAGCTATGCGAGGTACTGTCGGTCGGCTTTTCGCAGCCTCGGCCCCCCCGACTACCGTAGCTACTTTGTTGGCTTCCGCCTGGTCTTCGTCCCGTAG
- a CDS encoding AAA family ATPase, translating to MKKYNFYANRDEENRNCHPSEKNLKPFHLSPDEQFPMTRRGDGSPVSDAIRRGEGYTPSEELKRAVNVALMLHKPLLLTGEPGTGKSDLAYHLADHFGWGEVEPFATRTDSVATDLLYRYDSLAHFHKVNIQKECGSELTASEIETLFISYVALGRAICDSIGQNNKGLPKRRVVLIDEIDKAPRDLPNDILTILEDMSFEVPQLKTLNGKEGAIYKKTGNDAFKPVVILTSNSEKTLPEAFLRRCVFFHINMPDKEHLMEILAGKKSILRGITEPESSAFINLFFTIRDLVKGKKPATHELILWIWWMRKQGFTPADIYHYDETAENAKTLLSGISVLAKEEVDLTNLTEAITSHALKE from the coding sequence ATGAAAAAATATAATTTCTACGCGAACAGGGACGAAGAGAACAGGAACTGCCATCCATCTGAAAAGAACTTAAAGCCGTTCCATCTTAGTCCGGATGAGCAGTTTCCCATGACCAGACGGGGTGACGGTTCTCCGGTTTCGGATGCTATCAGACGGGGCGAAGGGTATACACCTTCCGAGGAGCTGAAGCGGGCAGTCAATGTGGCGTTGATGCTGCACAAGCCTTTGTTGCTCACCGGTGAACCCGGCACGGGGAAGTCAGATCTTGCCTATCATCTTGCCGACCATTTCGGTTGGGGCGAGGTGGAGCCTTTTGCTACAAGAACCGATTCCGTGGCAACCGACCTGCTCTACCGGTACGATAGCCTTGCCCACTTTCATAAGGTGAATATTCAAAAAGAGTGTGGCAGCGAATTGACTGCTTCAGAGATTGAGACGCTGTTCATCAGTTATGTTGCGCTGGGCCGGGCAATCTGTGATTCAATCGGCCAGAATAACAAAGGCCTTCCGAAACGCAGGGTTGTGCTTATTGATGAAATCGACAAGGCGCCCCGCGACCTGCCCAACGATATACTGACGATTCTTGAGGATATGAGCTTTGAGGTGCCGCAACTCAAAACACTCAATGGTAAAGAAGGGGCCATTTATAAAAAAACAGGTAATGATGCATTCAAACCGGTTGTTATTCTCACCAGTAATTCCGAGAAGACCCTGCCCGAAGCGTTTCTTCGCCGTTGCGTCTTTTTTCATATCAACATGCCTGATAAAGAGCACCTGATGGAAATTCTGGCGGGCAAAAAGTCGATTTTACGCGGTATCACGGAACCGGAGAGCAGTGCGTTTATCAACCTTTTTTTTACGATTCGCGATCTGGTAAAAGGGAAAAAACCGGCCACACACGAATTGATTTTATGGATATGGTGGATGCGAAAGCAGGGGTTTACACCCGCTGACATCTACCATTATGATGAAACAGCAGAAAATGCGAAAACCCTTTTGAGCGGAATCTCTGTTTTAGCCAAGGAGGAAGTTGATCTGACGAATCTTACCGAGGCCATAACATCACATGCTCTCAAGGAATAA
- a CDS encoding formylglycine-generating enzyme family protein, whose translation MGSNRVLRGGNWNSNARNCRSAYRNNDTPDNRSNNVGFRLVFVP comes from the coding sequence GTGGGTTCGAACCGTGTCCTGCGTGGTGGCAACTGGAACAGCAATGCGAGGAACTGTCGGTCGGCTTATCGCAACAACGACACCCCCGACAACCGTAGCAACAATGTTGGCTTCCGCCTGGTCTTCGTCCCGTAG
- a CDS encoding Rpn family recombination-promoting nuclease/putative transposase: MCKINPRVDFAFKKLFGSEENKDLLISLINAIVSEEDQVVEIELKNPYNLADYRAGKISILDIKAKAENGRWFNVEMQISEDYNFDKRAIFYWAKLVTEQLSEGMMYKELKKTISINILDYNFVPDTTEVHSCYKIINTATGKDDRLHDVFELHYIELKKFNKLHHEISSTLDRWTTFLTTAHQLDREHTPKELALDKNIVKAIAAIDRMFNEEERQVYEVRKQSLVDAESKIASALEKGMEKGMEMGLEKGRDEGINAASKTIALNLLGKGIAIATIAEATGLSVLEITSLSQKTSIP; the protein is encoded by the coding sequence ATGTGCAAAATAAATCCCCGCGTCGATTTCGCCTTTAAAAAGCTCTTTGGCAGCGAAGAAAACAAAGATCTGCTCATCTCCCTCATTAACGCCATCGTCTCCGAAGAGGATCAGGTGGTGGAGATTGAGCTGAAAAACCCGTACAATCTGGCGGATTACCGTGCAGGAAAAATCTCTATTCTCGACATCAAGGCTAAAGCTGAAAATGGCCGCTGGTTCAATGTTGAGATGCAGATAAGTGAAGACTACAACTTCGACAAACGGGCTATTTTCTACTGGGCCAAGCTGGTCACCGAACAGCTCAGCGAAGGGATGATGTACAAAGAGCTGAAGAAAACTATCAGTATCAACATTCTCGACTATAACTTTGTCCCTGATACAACGGAGGTTCACAGTTGCTACAAAATCATCAATACCGCCACAGGAAAGGATGACCGGTTGCACGACGTTTTTGAACTGCACTACATTGAGCTGAAAAAGTTCAATAAACTGCACCATGAAATTAGCAGTACACTTGATCGCTGGACGACCTTTTTAACGACAGCGCATCAGCTTGACCGGGAGCATACACCCAAAGAGCTTGCCCTCGACAAAAATATTGTGAAAGCCATTGCGGCCATAGATCGCATGTTTAATGAAGAGGAACGTCAGGTTTATGAGGTTCGCAAGCAATCATTGGTGGACGCAGAAAGCAAAATTGCATCGGCACTGGAAAAGGGCATGGAAAAAGGCATGGAAATGGGACTGGAAAAAGGAAGAGACGAAGGAATCAACGCAGCATCAAAAACAATTGCGCTCAACTTGTTGGGCAAAGGCATTGCTATTGCCACCATTGCCGAAGCCACAGGTTTGAGTGTGTTGGAAATCACCTCTTTATCCCAGAAAACGAGCATCCCATAA
- a CDS encoding formylglycine-generating enzyme family protein, with translation MDSLATSISANRHYPFDEFFTILQEQGFSFGIDTFETVHYLIIKAIESGDLEQLDMWLCPALAHSAEQQATFIELYKRFFIPFLEQQKPEADGKEEKSPMSTGKSDVPKTGGPARQQQKEIDDENQKIVASLKARSSGSYMFERFVQSTEIESDPLLLRVVRQLRYTEHSGRYSFDIEKTIRQTIQEGGLAKPVFSPARRHVEYLMLIDRNNSRDHQAHLHNNLYETLKANNIFVERFYFGYSPLLCSNPRHPGGIALKEILSLHEQAVLLIFTDGLQCVDTRRAAVFSWTEIFKNWQRRYFYTSEPPALWGERERLLQELFPFVLPLSVEGMQIMAADLSSDAGADFDCLHYWPDHADYSLVPIKTEGKKLDYIGLFLDDQLKRWIAACAIYPELDWNLTLALGKMFSTEKSVLPSCKSISQLLRLNWFTKGTIPDDFRRALQQQWLTFEERARVYQFLYDQLSQNRPLQGEADFESCTLQLAVYELLAETDKELFEKKARQLVNTLEQTTELLDMVSIHLINEHEYSPVFFDIPDDVLRRMGLDPALIRTARKVPPNFVRIPAGEFAMGSPEGEPERYGSDETQHQVKVSEFYLCKYAVTPAEFKTFIDESGYQTDAEKANSSGIWDGKEWKDKEGVNWRHDVSGKKRPSDQYSHPVLHVSWNDAVAYCKWMTDKTGKTFRLPTEAEWEYACRAKTTTPFNTGENLTTDQANYDGNYPYNNNAKGRYRETTVAVGSSERFEPNQWGLFHMHGNVWEWCSDWYGGNYYEECKTKGTVENPVGPETGSGRVLRGGGWNGSARGCRSAYRGSDAPDYRSRSAGFRLAFVP, from the coding sequence ATGGATTCGCTGGCAACCTCTATTTCAGCCAATCGGCACTATCCGTTCGATGAGTTTTTTACAATCCTGCAGGAACAGGGTTTCAGCTTTGGTATTGACACTTTTGAAACAGTACACTACCTCATCATAAAGGCCATTGAATCGGGTGACCTGGAACAGCTCGATATGTGGTTATGTCCGGCGCTCGCTCATTCCGCAGAACAGCAGGCGACATTTATTGAACTCTACAAGCGTTTTTTTATTCCTTTTCTTGAACAGCAGAAGCCCGAAGCTGACGGCAAGGAAGAAAAATCGCCGATGTCAACAGGAAAGAGCGATGTACCAAAAACAGGCGGCCCGGCAAGGCAACAACAGAAAGAGATCGATGATGAGAATCAAAAAATAGTGGCCTCGCTGAAAGCCCGAAGCAGCGGCTCCTACATGTTTGAGCGCTTTGTGCAATCGACGGAGATTGAGAGCGACCCTCTGTTGCTCAGGGTTGTGCGCCAACTCCGCTACACAGAACACTCAGGTCGCTACTCCTTCGACATCGAAAAAACGATTCGCCAAACTATCCAAGAAGGTGGTTTGGCAAAACCTGTTTTCAGTCCTGCCCGCCGCCATGTCGAATACCTGATGCTCATTGACCGCAACAACTCGCGTGACCATCAGGCGCACCTCCACAATAACCTTTATGAAACACTGAAAGCAAACAACATCTTCGTTGAGCGCTTCTATTTTGGTTATTCGCCTTTACTTTGCAGCAATCCCCGCCATCCCGGGGGTATTGCATTGAAGGAGATTCTGAGTCTTCACGAACAGGCCGTGCTGTTGATTTTTACTGATGGGTTGCAATGTGTTGATACCCGTCGAGCCGCCGTGTTTTCATGGACAGAGATCTTCAAAAATTGGCAGCGTCGCTATTTTTACACGTCCGAGCCCCCCGCGTTGTGGGGTGAACGGGAGCGACTGCTGCAGGAGCTCTTTCCCTTCGTCTTGCCGCTTTCAGTTGAGGGAATGCAGATAATGGCTGCTGACCTTTCATCGGATGCAGGCGCCGATTTCGATTGCCTCCACTACTGGCCTGATCATGCCGACTATTCATTGGTGCCCATAAAAACCGAAGGAAAAAAGCTCGACTACATCGGATTGTTTCTTGACGATCAACTCAAGCGCTGGATTGCAGCCTGTGCGATCTACCCCGAACTCGACTGGAATCTGACCCTCGCATTGGGCAAGATGTTTTCGACTGAAAAGAGCGTTTTGCCGTCATGCAAGAGTATCAGCCAGTTGTTGCGTCTCAACTGGTTCACAAAAGGGACAATTCCTGACGATTTTCGCAGGGCACTTCAGCAGCAGTGGCTGACTTTTGAAGAGCGTGCCCGTGTCTATCAATTTCTCTACGATCAGCTCAGTCAGAACCGTCCACTTCAGGGTGAAGCTGATTTTGAGAGCTGTACCCTGCAACTTGCCGTTTACGAATTGCTTGCCGAAACGGATAAAGAGCTTTTCGAGAAAAAAGCGCGGCAATTGGTCAATACCCTTGAGCAGACAACAGAGTTGCTCGATATGGTGAGCATTCATCTGATCAATGAGCATGAGTATAGTCCGGTATTTTTTGACATTCCGGACGATGTTTTGCGACGTATGGGACTGGACCCGGCACTGATCAGAACAGCAAGAAAGGTGCCCCCAAACTTTGTGCGCATCCCCGCAGGCGAATTTGCCATGGGCAGCCCGGAAGGAGAGCCAGAGCGATATGGCAGTGACGAAACGCAGCATCAGGTCAAGGTGAGTGAGTTTTATCTGTGTAAATATGCAGTTACCCCTGCCGAGTTTAAAACATTCATTGACGAATCCGGGTATCAGACTGACGCCGAAAAAGCGAACAGCAGCGGGATTTGGGATGGAAAGGAGTGGAAAGACAAAGAGGGAGTAAACTGGCGGCATGACGTATCGGGTAAAAAAAGGCCATCGGATCAGTACAGTCATCCGGTTTTGCATGTAAGCTGGAATGATGCTGTGGCCTATTGCAAGTGGATGACGGATAAAACAGGAAAGACTTTCCGTTTGCCAACGGAGGCTGAGTGGGAGTACGCCTGCCGGGCAAAAACAACCACACCCTTCAATACCGGTGAGAATCTTACAACCGATCAGGCAAACTATGACGGCAACTATCCGTATAACAATAATGCCAAGGGAAGATACAGAGAGACTACGGTTGCGGTTGGTAGTTCTGAACGATTTGAGCCTAATCAATGGGGATTATTTCACATGCACGGTAATGTCTGGGAGTGGTGCAGCGACTGGTATGGGGGCAATTATTACGAGGAGTGCAAGACGAAAGGTACGGTTGAAAATCCGGTTGGCCCCGAAACCGGTTCGGGCCGTGTCTTGCGTGGTGGCGGCTGGAACGGCAGTGCGAGGGGCTGTCGGTCGGCTTATCGCGGCAGCGACGCCCCCGACTACCGCAGCCGCAGTGCTGGCTTCCGCCTGGCCTTCGTCCCGTAG
- the nifH gene encoding nitrogenase iron protein, whose product MRKVAIYGKGGIGKSTTTQNTVAGLAEMGKKIMVIGCDPKADSTRLLLGGLQQKTVLDTLREEGEEVELEDIIKDGYRNTRCTESGGPEPGVGCAGRGIITSVNLLEQLGAFDDEWDLDYVFYDVLGDVVCGGFAMPIRDGKAEEIYIVCSGEMMAMYAANNICKGILKYADTGGVRLGGLICNSRNVDNERQMIEELAKKIGTQMIHFVPRNNFVQRAEINRKTVIEYDPTHEQADEYRALAQKINDNKMFVIPKPLEIEELEALLIEFGIAN is encoded by the coding sequence ATGAGAAAAGTAGCTATTTACGGAAAAGGTGGCATCGGCAAGTCAACCACGACACAAAACACGGTTGCCGGTCTTGCGGAAATGGGCAAGAAAATCATGGTTATTGGCTGTGACCCGAAGGCTGACTCTACCCGTCTGCTACTCGGTGGACTGCAGCAGAAGACCGTGCTCGACACACTTCGCGAGGAGGGTGAAGAAGTTGAACTTGAAGATATCATCAAAGATGGTTACAGAAATACCCGTTGCACCGAATCCGGTGGTCCTGAACCAGGCGTAGGCTGCGCAGGTCGTGGTATCATAACCTCTGTTAACCTTCTCGAACAGCTTGGCGCTTTTGATGATGAATGGGATCTCGATTATGTCTTCTACGATGTGCTTGGTGACGTTGTATGCGGAGGATTCGCCATGCCGATCCGCGACGGTAAAGCTGAGGAGATCTACATCGTCTGTTCGGGTGAAATGATGGCCATGTACGCTGCCAACAACATCTGTAAAGGTATCCTGAAATATGCCGATACCGGTGGAGTTCGCCTTGGTGGCCTTATCTGCAACAGTCGTAATGTTGATAACGAACGCCAGATGATTGAAGAGTTGGCCAAAAAAATCGGTACGCAGATGATCCATTTTGTACCGAGGAACAACTTTGTGCAGCGTGCCGAGATCAACCGTAAAACCGTTATCGAGTACGATCCAACTCATGAGCAGGCAGATGAATACAGGGCTCTTGCACAGAAAATCAACGATAACAAGATGTTTGTCATCCCCAAGCCGCTTGAGATCGAAGAACTGGAAGCTCTTCTCATTGAATTTGGTATCGCTAACTAA
- a CDS encoding P-II family nitrogen regulator: MLMIRTIVRPEKVYEVMQGLLDAGYPAVTKIPVVGRGKQRGLRVGDVIYDEIPKEMLIVVVQDSDKDFVIRAILDKAKSGPDGKFGDGKIFVSAVEEVYTISTGEQEGEPKLAAAKEA; this comes from the coding sequence ATGTTAATGATCAGAACAATCGTCAGGCCGGAAAAAGTGTACGAAGTTATGCAGGGACTGCTTGACGCAGGCTACCCTGCTGTCACCAAGATCCCGGTTGTCGGTCGCGGCAAACAGCGCGGACTTCGCGTCGGGGATGTGATTTATGATGAAATTCCCAAGGAGATGCTGATTGTGGTGGTACAGGATAGCGACAAGGATTTCGTGATTCGCGCCATTCTTGATAAAGCGAAGTCTGGCCCTGATGGCAAGTTCGGTGATGGTAAAATCTTTGTTTCAGCCGTTGAAGAGGTCTATACCATCAGCACCGGCGAACAAGAGGGTGAACCAAAGCTCGCAGCAGCAAAGGAGGCCTGA
- a CDS encoding P-II family nitrogen regulator, giving the protein MKEIISVIRINKVNETKKALIDAGIPAFTATGRVMGRGKGQVHYDILNGAAEGHPEAIAQLGGAPRLVAKRILTVVVPDDLCKTAVDVIIKTNQTGKPGDGKIFVTPILETIRVRTGETGRDALN; this is encoded by the coding sequence ATGAAAGAGATCATTTCAGTAATCCGGATCAACAAGGTGAACGAAACCAAGAAGGCGCTGATCGATGCAGGTATTCCGGCATTCACAGCAACAGGAAGGGTGATGGGCCGAGGCAAGGGCCAGGTTCATTATGATATCCTCAATGGCGCTGCTGAAGGTCATCCGGAAGCCATTGCCCAGCTTGGCGGTGCACCAAGACTTGTAGCCAAGAGAATTCTGACTGTCGTTGTCCCTGATGATTTATGTAAAACCGCAGTAGATGTCATCATCAAGACCAACCAGACGGGTAAACCTGGAGACGGAAAGATATTTGTAACACCAATTCTTGAGACCATCAGGGTCAGAACTGGCGAAACAGGGCGGGATGCGCTGAACTAA